From Vidua chalybeata isolate OUT-0048 chromosome 25, bVidCha1 merged haplotype, whole genome shotgun sequence, one genomic window encodes:
- the LOC128799785 gene encoding microtubule-actin cross-linking factor 1, isoforms 6/7-like: MGKPLSRPDCLRQNRTCLGKGEDEDGYIEDCYVPQRSIYDTMRINEQIDQGSKLNQLSKSTLGKGDGSTISSNGTLGAANVFESRPPEPKKLDERVIFDQLKLSSDVSKPAPAPPKRRPNPEKKENVNRRSWKSFMPPNFTEFAERMGASLSEVSEAGASNPSLRDKRDSSAMLAEQPGQPDHGEPMSESLTLEHVSKSSGTAEALVAKQFSVDGYGGPRDERQALLNAGDSRVRDLARARRLPSATWPRARKNFIRGNFNDGHQETLEASESDSTVENVNLSPCLSEELLDTGLDILITSNLREKTESELRFEEDERWVMMEEWEEATLSERGKAVLVAEEKRSCCLADISEEREQSTAPEDGSAPSPGTSRSCTSPGGGGGACCTEDVAVQCGVEDFAPVLERSTSPTGPELSDTDSVQMFLELEEQCLNEDGGDGAVPSCLEIQMSPMDSEGLDPDSAKLAGLVVEGGQHRAPLDISASDSAVVSDLEDFDVTCSSQVLSTLEPLTEPFSERDTLAVTPTDSDGGASPSPMAMAGLGSLLDPPSPALVGEADPDPLVDLEFVAGGMPCPGTGAHPAAGLGGDGYPSAPVGWGEDNQDLLPEGTCPGRVSPCQPPAPDTAMEELGSPPRHSQAGVEAMDPFRTHHLLPGRTEVANWDVPELVSEDEATDLGSGSGAEGWTHPAGSGDVCCGSLLPFHAGSASEPGSKAPTTFPVPVEDPPWEMVSLGHALSLEGTAHIEGCPVEVAVTHGGTPAAILQPGDVDLLFAPSWEVPCPASPAAPEELPGTLSIAGPAIPWDFGELSAPAHPLSAGDVAVLEPQAQGLPPATGDPTMDAEEPPGAATTAMPLMVEELLEAPPPFADVPVATVPPPAAEPLSSGAGDLSGDPVPLVVALGDTDDFAIMVVPPILEHLPAEAVALEDDPVASLPAAGVAAWEGPPGAFSPLPEGPTTPELLGTPFATAPRAQTLPRAVLRGPLRPRSCGGALALCPSEGEGTSGTEGPLGAALMAEGPPALPDGFVPDNEVFVAQAPAAGASGTEIALFCTPGMGGRWEPTQ; encoded by the coding sequence ATGGGCAAACCACTGAGCCGGCCAGACTGTTTACGGCAGAACCGCACTTGCCTGGGGAAGGGCGAGGATGAGGATGGTTATATAGAGGATTGCTACGTGCCCCAGAGATCGATATACGACACGATGAGAATTAACGAGCAGATCGATCAGGGATCGAAGCTCAACCAGCTCTCCAAGAGCACCCTGGGCAAGGGGGATGGCAGCACCATATCCAGCAACGGGACTCTGGGAGCTGCCAACGTCTTCGAGTCCAGGCCGCCGGAACCCAAAAAGCTGGATGAGCGAGTCATCTTCGACCAGCTGAAGCTCAGCAGCGACGTCTCCAAGCCGGCGCCGGCTCCGCCAAAGAGGCGACCGAACCCCGAGAAGAAGGAGAACGTCAACCGGCGCTCGTGGAAGTCCTTCATGCCGCCCAACTTCACCGAATTCGCGGAAAGGATGGGGGCTTCGCTGAGCGAGGTGTCGGAGGCGGGCGCTTCCAACCCTTCCCTGCGGGATAAGCGGGATTCCAGTGCCATGCTCGCCGAGCAGCCGGGCCAGCCCGACCACGGCGAGCCCATGTCGGAGTCTCTCACCCTGGAGCACGTCTCCAAGTCGTCTGGCACGGCAGAGGCTCTGGTGGCCAAGCAGTTCAGCGTGGATGGCTATGGTGGTCCCCGGGACGAGCGCCAGGCCCTTCTGAACGCCGGTGACAGCCGTGTCAGGGACCTGGCCAGGGCCCGCCGgctccccagtgccacctggCCACGAGCCAGGAAGAATTTCATCAGGGGGAACTTCAACGATGGGCACCAGGAGACCCTGGAGGCCTCCGAGTCGGACTCTACAGTGGAGAACGTCAACCTCTCTCCGTGCCTTAGTGAAGAGCTGCTGGATACGGGACTGGATATTCTCATCACCTCCAATCTCAGGGAGAAAACGGAGTCTGAGCTGAGATTTGAGGAGGACGAGCGCTGGGTGATGATGGAGGAGTGGGAGGAGGCGACGCTGTCAGAGAGAGGAAAGGCTGTTCTGGtggcagaggagaagaggagCTGTTGCTTGGCAGATATTTCTGAAGAAAGGGAACAATCCACAGCTCCAGAGGATGGCTCTGCCCCCAGCCCGGGGACCTCCCGGTCCTGCACGTCCCCTGGGGGTGGTGGCGGCGCGTGCTGCACGGAGGACGTGGCGGTGCAATGTGGGGTTGAGGACTTTGCTCCAGTTTTGGAGCGCTCAACCAGCCCCACGGGCCCCGAACTGTCTGACACAGACTCGGTGCAGATGTTCCTGGAGCTGGAAGAGCAGTGCCTGAATGAGGACGGGGGTGAtggagctgtccccagctgcctggagatccaaatgtccccaatggACTCAGAGGGGCTGGACCCAGATTCGGCCAAACTGGCCGGGTTGGTGGTTGAAGGGGGTCAGCACAGGGCCCCCTTGGATATCAGCGCCTCGGACTCTGCCGTTGTGTCAGATCTGGAGGACTTTGATGTCACCTGCAGCTCACAGGTGCTGAGCACGCTGGAGCCCTTGACAGAGCCCTTCTCAGAAAGGGACACCTTGGCTGTCACCCCGACAGACTCGGACGGAGgggcctcccccagccccatggccatggcagggctggggtccCTCCTGgaccctccctccccagcattGGTGGGGGAGGCTGATCCTGACCCACTGGTGGACCTGGAGTTTGTGGCTGGTGGGATGCCGtgtcctggcacaggggcaCATCCAGCTGCTGGACTGGGAGGAGATGGATACCCCAGTGCTCCGGTGGGGTGGGGTGAAGATAACCAAGACTTGCTTCCCGAGGGGACCTGTCCTGGCCGAGTgtccccctgccagcccccagctccaGACACAGCGATGGAGGAGCTGGGGTCCCCCCCAcggcacagccaggctggcgTTGAGGCCATGGATCCATTCAGGACCCATCACCTTCTGCCTGGAAGGACTGAGGTCGCCAACTGGGATGTCCCAGAACTGGTTTCTGAGGATGAAGCCAcagatttgggatcagggagtGGAGCTGAGGGCTGGACTCATCCAGCAGGGAGTGGGGATGTTTGCTGTGgttctctgctgcctttccacGCTGGCTCTGCATCAGAGCCAGGCTCCAAGGCTCCGACAACATTCCCGGTGCCTGTTGAGGACCCCCCGTGGGAAATGGTTTCCCTGGGCCATGCCCTGTCTCTGGAAGGGACTGCCCACATAGAGGGGTGCCCCGTAGAGGTGGCTGTCACACATGGGGGGACACCAGCAGccatcctgcagccaggagatgTGGACTTGTTGTTTGCCCCCAGCTGGGAGGTCCCAtgtcctgccagcccagccgCCCCTGAAGAGCTTCCTGGCACATTGTCCATTGCAGGACCTGCCATCccatgggattttggggagcttTCTGCTCCAGCCCACCCACTTTCAGCAGGAGATGTGGCTGTCCTGGAGCCTCAGGCTCAGGGGTTGCCACCAGCCACTGGGGATCCTACCATGGATGCTGAGGAACCTCCAGGAGCCGCCACCACTGCCATGCCCTTGATGGTGGAGGAGCTTCTGGAAGCCCCACCACCCTTTGCTGACGTGCCTGTTGCCACTGTGCCACCACCAGCGGCCGAGCCACTCTCCTCAGGTGCCGGGGATCTCAGCGGTGACCCCGTGCCATTGGTAGTGGCCTTGGGGGATACAGATGACTTTGCCATCATGGTTGTGCCGCCCATCCTGGAGCACCTGCCCGCTGAAGCGGTGGCTTTGGAGGACGACCCCGTTGCGAGCTTACCTGCAGCAGGGGTGGCAGCTTGGGAGGGTCCCCCTGGTGCCTTCTCACCCCTCCCAGAAGGTCCCaccaccccagagctgctggggacaccCTTTGCCACAGCACCCAGGGCACAAaccctccccagggctgtgttGAGGGGCCCCCTCCGTCCCCGCAGCTGTGGGGGTGCCCTTGCCCTCTGTCCCAGCGAGGGAGAGGGGACATCGGGCACGGAGGGACCCCTCGGCGCCGCTCTCATGGCAGAAGGGCCCCCTGCTCTCCCAGATGGATTCGTTCCAGATAACGAGGTATTTGTTGCTCAGGCTCCCGCAGCCGGGGCTTCAGGCACAGAAATCGCTTTATTTTGCACtccagggatgggtgggaggtGGGAGCCCACTCAGTAA